One Streptomyces fagopyri DNA window includes the following coding sequences:
- a CDS encoding nucleotide sugar dehydrogenase, whose amino-acid sequence MPADLAVIGLGHLGLPLAQAAVAAGVSTLGYKTGPEGGSLTPAELRRMLSGGFRPTTDAAELGRVRTAVICAPTPPGPDGAHDLAQVASAARTLAAHLRPHTTVILESPVHPGTTDDFLLPLLEDGSGLRAGRDFHLAYSPSRVDPGNRDFGPANTPKIIGGLTPACTESAAAFYGRLTDKVVRARGPREAETVQLLETNYRHVNIALVNEMAVLCHDLGVDLWDVIRCAETKPFGFQAFRPGPGVGGHGIPQDLTGRAPRSLRMVELAQQVNSHMPQYVIQRAAALLNEHGKSARAARVLLLGVTYKADLADQQGTPAHEIALRLMELGASVSYHDPLVPAWSVLGHPVPRADSLYEAAADADLTILLQQHRTYDLQGLSVKAQLLLDTRGATPTGAAHRL is encoded by the coding sequence ATGCCCGCAGATCTCGCCGTCATCGGACTCGGTCATCTCGGCCTGCCCCTGGCCCAGGCCGCCGTCGCCGCCGGCGTCTCCACACTCGGCTACAAGACCGGGCCGGAAGGCGGCTCACTCACCCCCGCCGAACTGCGCCGGATGCTCTCGGGGGGCTTCCGGCCGACCACCGACGCGGCCGAACTCGGCCGTGTCCGCACCGCCGTCATCTGCGCCCCGACCCCACCGGGACCCGACGGCGCGCACGACCTGGCCCAGGTGGCCTCCGCCGCCCGCACCCTGGCCGCGCACCTGCGGCCGCACACCACGGTGATCCTGGAGTCGCCGGTGCACCCCGGGACCACGGACGACTTCCTGCTCCCCCTCCTCGAAGACGGCTCGGGGCTGCGCGCGGGACGCGACTTCCACCTCGCGTACTCGCCCAGCCGGGTCGACCCCGGCAACCGTGACTTCGGCCCGGCGAACACCCCCAAGATCATCGGCGGCCTCACTCCGGCCTGCACCGAGTCGGCCGCCGCCTTCTACGGCCGCCTCACGGACAAGGTCGTCCGCGCGCGGGGACCACGCGAGGCGGAGACCGTGCAGCTTCTGGAGACCAACTACCGGCACGTGAACATCGCCCTGGTCAACGAGATGGCCGTGCTCTGCCACGACCTGGGCGTCGACCTGTGGGACGTCATCCGCTGCGCCGAGACCAAGCCGTTCGGCTTCCAGGCGTTCCGGCCGGGCCCCGGCGTCGGCGGGCACGGCATCCCCCAGGACCTGACCGGCCGCGCGCCCCGCTCCCTGCGCATGGTCGAACTGGCCCAGCAGGTCAACAGCCACATGCCGCAGTACGTCATCCAGCGCGCCGCCGCCCTCCTCAACGAGCACGGCAAATCGGCCCGTGCCGCACGCGTGCTCCTGCTCGGGGTCACCTACAAGGCCGATCTCGCGGACCAACAGGGCACGCCCGCCCACGAGATCGCCCTGCGCCTGATGGAACTCGGCGCGTCCGTCAGTTACCACGACCCGCTCGTCCCCGCCTGGAGCGTCCTCGGCCACCCCGTCCCCCGCGCCGACTCGCTCTACGAGGCCGCCGCCGACGCCGACCTCACGATCCTGCTCCAGCAGCACCGGACGTACGACCTCCAGGGCCTGTCCGTGAAGGCCCAGCTCCTCCTGGACACGCGCGGTGCGACTCCCACGGGGGCGGCGCACCGACTCTGA
- a CDS encoding glycerol-3-phosphate dehydrogenase/oxidase: MRTARLGPAERVESLAGMAERELDVLVVGAGVVGAGTALDAVTRGLSTGLVEARDWASGTSSRSSKLIHGGLRYLEMLDFALVREALKERGLLLERLAPHLVKPVPFLYPLQHKGWERLYAGSGVALYDAMSMTSGHGRGLPTHRHLSRGKALRVAPALKKDALVGALQYYDAQMDDARYVATLVRTAAAYGAKVANRARVTGFLREGERVVGARVRDVEGGGEYEIHAKQVVNATGVWTDDTQAMVGERGQFHVRASKGIHLVVPKDRIHSSTGLILRTEKSVLFVIPWGRHWIIGTTDTDWDLDKAHPAASSADIDYLLEHVNSVLSVPLTRDDVQGVYAGLRPLLAGESDATSKLSREHTVAHPVPGLVVVAGGKYTTYRVMAKDAVDEAVHGLDQRVAECVTEDTPLLGAEGYRALWNARARIAQRTGLHVVRVEHLLNRYGVLAEEVMDLIATDPALGEPLPAAEDYLKAEIVYAASHEGARHLDDVLTRRTRISIETFDRGTRSAREAAELMAPVLGWDKDQIEREVEHYEKRVEAERESQRQPDDLTADAARLGAPDIVPL; the protein is encoded by the coding sequence GTGAGGACAGCGAGACTGGGGCCGGCGGAGCGTGTCGAGTCCCTGGCGGGAATGGCCGAGCGCGAGCTGGACGTGCTGGTCGTGGGCGCGGGCGTGGTCGGTGCGGGCACCGCGCTCGACGCCGTGACACGCGGGCTGTCCACGGGGCTGGTCGAGGCCCGTGACTGGGCGTCGGGCACGTCGAGCAGGTCCAGCAAGCTGATCCACGGCGGTCTGCGCTACCTGGAGATGCTCGACTTCGCCCTGGTGCGCGAAGCCCTGAAGGAGCGCGGGCTCCTGCTGGAGCGGCTCGCACCGCACCTGGTGAAGCCCGTGCCCTTCCTCTACCCCCTCCAGCACAAGGGCTGGGAGCGGCTGTACGCGGGATCGGGCGTCGCCCTCTACGACGCCATGTCGATGACGAGCGGCCACGGACGCGGACTGCCCACCCACCGCCATCTGAGCCGCGGCAAGGCGCTGCGTGTCGCCCCCGCGTTGAAGAAGGACGCGCTGGTGGGCGCGCTGCAGTACTACGACGCGCAGATGGACGACGCCCGCTATGTGGCGACCCTGGTGCGCACGGCGGCGGCGTACGGGGCGAAGGTCGCCAACCGCGCCCGCGTGACCGGCTTCCTGCGCGAGGGCGAGCGCGTGGTCGGCGCCCGGGTGCGGGACGTCGAGGGCGGCGGGGAGTACGAGATCCACGCCAAGCAGGTCGTCAACGCCACGGGAGTGTGGACCGACGACACCCAGGCCATGGTCGGCGAGAGGGGCCAGTTCCACGTACGGGCCTCCAAGGGCATCCACCTGGTCGTCCCCAAGGACCGGATCCACTCCTCGACCGGCCTGATCCTGCGCACCGAGAAGTCCGTCCTCTTCGTCATCCCCTGGGGGCGGCACTGGATCATCGGCACCACGGACACCGACTGGGACCTCGACAAGGCCCACCCGGCGGCGTCCAGCGCGGACATCGACTATCTGCTGGAGCACGTGAACTCGGTGCTCTCGGTACCGCTGACCCGCGACGACGTCCAGGGGGTGTACGCGGGACTGCGGCCGCTGCTCGCCGGTGAGTCGGACGCCACCAGCAAGCTGTCGCGCGAGCACACCGTGGCCCATCCGGTGCCGGGACTCGTGGTCGTCGCGGGCGGCAAGTACACGACCTACCGGGTGATGGCGAAGGACGCGGTCGACGAGGCGGTGCACGGACTCGACCAGCGCGTCGCCGAGTGCGTCACCGAGGACACCCCGCTGCTGGGCGCCGAGGGGTACCGGGCGCTGTGGAACGCGCGGGCGCGCATCGCGCAGCGCACCGGGCTCCATGTGGTGCGCGTGGAACACCTGTTGAACCGCTACGGCGTGCTCGCCGAGGAGGTCATGGACCTCATCGCCACCGACCCGGCGCTGGGTGAGCCGCTGCCGGCGGCGGAGGACTATCTCAAGGCCGAGATCGTCTACGCGGCCTCGCACGAGGGCGCCCGGCACCTGGACGACGTGCTGACCCGGCGGACCCGCATCTCGATAGAGACCTTCGACCGCGGTACGCGCAGCGCCCGCGAGGCCGCCGAGTTGATGGCGCCGGTCCTCGGCTGGGACAAGGACCAGATCGAGCGCGAGGTGGAGCACTACGAGAAGCGGGTCGAGGCCGAGCGGGAGTCCCAGCGCCAGCCGGACGACCTGACGGCCGACGCGGCGCGGCTCGGGGCCCCGGACATCGTGCCCCTCTGA
- a CDS encoding GuaB3 family IMP dehydrogenase-related protein — MTEIEIGRGKRGRRAYAFDDIAVVPSRRTRDPKEVSIAWQIDAYRFELPFLAAPMDSVVSPATAIRIGELGGLGVLNLEGLWTRYEDPQPLLDEIAALDAETATRRLQEIYAAPIKEELIGQRIKEVRDSGVVTAAALSPQRTAQFSKAVVDAGVDIFVIRGTTVSAEHVSGAAEPLNLKQFIYELDVPVIVGGCATYTAALHLMRTGAAGVLVGFGGGAAHTTRNVLGIQVPMATAVADVAAARRDYMDESGGRYVHVIADGGVGWSGDLPKAIACGADSVMMGSPLARATDAPGKGHHWGMEAVNEELPRGKKVDLGTVGTIEEILTGPSHIPDGSMNIFGALRRAMATTGYSELKEFQRVEVTVADSQHKR, encoded by the coding sequence GTGACTGAGATCGAGATCGGGCGCGGCAAGCGCGGCCGGCGGGCGTACGCCTTCGACGACATCGCCGTCGTCCCGAGCCGCCGTACGCGGGACCCGAAGGAGGTCTCGATCGCCTGGCAGATCGACGCCTACCGCTTCGAGCTGCCGTTCCTGGCCGCCCCGATGGACTCGGTCGTCTCCCCGGCCACCGCGATCCGTATCGGCGAGCTGGGCGGCCTGGGCGTCCTCAACCTCGAAGGCCTGTGGACGAGGTACGAGGACCCGCAGCCGCTGCTCGACGAGATCGCCGCGCTGGACGCGGAGACCGCGACCCGTCGTCTGCAGGAGATCTACGCGGCTCCCATCAAGGAGGAGCTGATCGGGCAGCGCATCAAGGAGGTGCGCGACTCGGGAGTCGTCACCGCCGCCGCGCTGTCCCCGCAGCGCACGGCGCAGTTCTCCAAGGCCGTCGTCGACGCGGGTGTGGACATCTTCGTCATCCGCGGTACGACCGTGTCGGCGGAGCACGTCTCGGGCGCCGCCGAGCCGCTGAACCTCAAGCAGTTCATCTACGAGCTGGATGTCCCCGTCATCGTCGGCGGCTGCGCCACGTACACCGCGGCCCTGCACCTGATGCGCACCGGCGCGGCGGGTGTCCTGGTGGGCTTCGGCGGCGGCGCGGCGCACACCACGCGCAACGTGCTGGGCATCCAGGTCCCGATGGCCACCGCCGTCGCCGACGTGGCCGCGGCCCGCCGCGACTACATGGACGAGTCCGGCGGCCGGTACGTGCACGTGATCGCCGACGGCGGCGTCGGCTGGTCCGGCGACCTCCCCAAGGCCATCGCGTGCGGCGCCGACTCGGTGATGATGGGCTCCCCGCTCGCCCGTGCCACGGACGCGCCCGGCAAGGGCCACCACTGGGGCATGGAGGCGGTCAACGAGGAGCTGCCGCGCGGCAAGAAGGTCGACCTCGGCACCGTCGGCACCATCGAGGAGATCCTCACCGGCCCGTCGCACATCCCGGACGGCTCCATGAACATCTTCGGTGCCCTGCGCCGTGCCATGGCCACCACCGGCTACAGCGAGCTCAAGGAGTTCCAGCGCGTCGAGGTGACGGTCGCGGACTCGCAGCACAAGCGGTAG
- a CDS encoding serine/threonine-protein kinase yields MSDAERAGASRQDKSERLLAGRYRLGDVLGRGGMGTVWRAQDETLGRTVAVKELRFPSSIDEDEKRRLITRTLREAKAIARIRNNGAVTVFDVVDEDNRPWIVMELVEGKSLAEVIREDGVLTPKRAAEVGLAILDVLRSAHREGILHRDVKPSNVLISDDGRVVLTDFGIAQVEGDPSITSTGMLVGAPSYISPERARGHKPGPAADLWSLGGLLYASVEGVPPYDRGSAIATLTAVMTEPVEQPKNAGPLENVIYGLLAKDPEQRLDNERARAMLSEVVRAPEPRAAVPEPVDATKVVSLPPLPDDESRGGRSGGSGAKRGEEAGERFRGALRSVRKAASAAGAATAAATARAKSTGTAGTGAVGAEGAAAKTPTVPGPAAPAGTTPSKPADGKAAAAGAGAVTPGPRTAGADVSREPGARGGATVGLNSGPVGGPGAKDTAGSADSTRVVEAAGSTGSTGAGGAAGGSGAGRSPGSGWPVAPERPARPAPRASLTDVVPRRTLVVIAVVLALVVIGTVLALTLGGGDDSDAKGGKSGDTKTSASSGANAGSGGKDANKGAQTDNGGKKDDSSAPDGGGTAGATPGTDASGDASGSDDAGGSGGGGKESGSEGSAVESTYHGDQGFSIGLPKGWKYLSTDLAGARFTGPDGQKLLVGWTTTPKNDPVADWKNQERDMVRSQYQKVRIEKVDYRGWNTADWEFTYQEGGTKFRSIDRGFVVNDHQGYALMYTAKASAWDSDLRKDTWQTLTKTFQPKP; encoded by the coding sequence ATGTCGGACGCGGAGCGGGCGGGAGCATCCCGTCAGGACAAGAGCGAACGTCTCCTCGCCGGGCGGTACCGGCTGGGGGATGTTCTCGGCCGCGGCGGCATGGGCACGGTCTGGCGGGCCCAGGACGAAACGCTGGGCCGCACGGTCGCCGTCAAGGAGCTGAGGTTCCCATCGAGCATCGACGAGGACGAGAAGCGGCGGCTGATCACGCGCACCCTGCGTGAGGCCAAGGCGATCGCGCGTATTCGCAACAACGGCGCGGTGACGGTCTTCGACGTGGTCGACGAGGACAACAGGCCGTGGATCGTGATGGAACTCGTCGAGGGCAAGTCGCTCGCCGAGGTCATCCGTGAGGACGGCGTCCTCACACCGAAGCGCGCCGCCGAGGTGGGGCTCGCGATACTCGACGTCCTGCGGTCGGCGCACCGCGAGGGCATCCTGCACCGCGACGTGAAGCCGTCGAACGTGCTGATCTCCGACGACGGCCGGGTCGTGCTGACCGACTTCGGCATCGCCCAGGTGGAGGGCGACCCGTCGATCACCTCGACCGGCATGCTCGTCGGCGCGCCCTCCTACATCTCCCCCGAGCGGGCGCGCGGCCACAAGCCCGGCCCCGCGGCCGACCTCTGGTCGCTGGGCGGACTGCTGTACGCGTCGGTCGAGGGCGTCCCGCCGTACGACCGGGGCTCCGCGATCGCGACGCTCACCGCGGTCATGACCGAACCGGTGGAACAGCCGAAGAACGCGGGTCCGCTGGAGAACGTGATCTACGGGCTGCTCGCCAAGGATCCCGAACAGCGGCTCGACAACGAACGTGCGCGCGCGATGCTCAGCGAGGTGGTCCGCGCCCCCGAGCCCCGGGCGGCCGTGCCCGAGCCGGTGGACGCGACGAAAGTCGTGTCGCTGCCGCCGCTGCCGGACGACGAGTCCCGCGGGGGGCGTTCGGGCGGCAGCGGTGCCAAGCGGGGCGAGGAGGCCGGGGAGCGGTTCCGCGGTGCGCTGCGTTCCGTGCGCAAGGCCGCTTCCGCGGCCGGCGCGGCCACCGCGGCGGCGACGGCGCGCGCCAAGTCCACCGGTACGGCGGGCACGGGCGCGGTGGGCGCCGAGGGCGCGGCCGCCAAGACGCCCACGGTCCCCGGACCGGCGGCTCCGGCGGGCACGACCCCGTCGAAGCCCGCGGACGGGAAGGCCGCGGCGGCCGGAGCGGGCGCGGTCACGCCGGGCCCGCGCACCGCAGGGGCGGACGTCTCCCGCGAGCCGGGCGCCCGCGGCGGCGCGACGGTGGGGCTGAACTCCGGCCCGGTCGGCGGACCCGGTGCCAAGGACACGGCGGGCTCGGCGGATTCGACACGCGTGGTGGAGGCGGCCGGCTCGACGGGTTCGACCGGTGCGGGTGGGGCCGCGGGCGGCTCGGGCGCGGGGCGTTCCCCGGGTTCGGGATGGCCGGTGGCCCCCGAGCGGCCGGCGCGGCCCGCGCCGAGGGCGTCGCTCACCGATGTGGTGCCGCGGCGCACCCTGGTCGTCATCGCGGTGGTCCTGGCGCTCGTCGTGATCGGGACGGTACTGGCGCTCACGCTCGGCGGCGGTGACGACAGCGACGCGAAGGGCGGCAAGAGCGGCGACACCAAGACGTCCGCGTCCAGCGGGGCGAACGCCGGCAGCGGCGGCAAGGACGCGAACAAGGGCGCGCAGACCGACAACGGCGGCAAGAAGGACGACTCCTCCGCACCGGACGGCGGCGGCACGGCGGGCGCCACGCCCGGCACGGACGCCTCGGGTGACGCGAGCGGCTCGGACGACGCCGGCGGTTCGGGCGGCGGCGGCAAGGAGTCCGGCTCCGAGGGCTCGGCCGTGGAGTCGACGTACCACGGAGACCAGGGGTTCTCGATCGGACTGCCCAAGGGCTGGAAGTACCTGTCCACGGACTTGGCGGGCGCCCGGTTCACCGGCCCCGACGGACAGAAGCTGCTCGTCGGCTGGACGACGACGCCCAAGAACGACCCGGTGGCGGACTGGAAGAACCAGGAGCGGGACATGGTGCGCTCGCAGTACCAGAAGGTCCGCATAGAGAAGGTGGACTACCGCGGCTGGAACACCGCCGACTGGGAGTTCACCTACCAGGAAGGGGGCACGAAGTTCCGGTCGATCGACCGCGGATTCGTTGTCAACGACCATCAGGGGTACGCGTTGATGTACACGGCGAAGGCCTCCGCCTGGGACAGCGATCTGCGCAAGGACACCTGGCAGACGCTGACGAAGACGTTCCAGCCGAAGCCGTGA